From one Ursus arctos isolate Adak ecotype North America unplaced genomic scaffold, UrsArc2.0 scaffold_26, whole genome shotgun sequence genomic stretch:
- the LOC113257480 gene encoding testis-specific H1 histone, whose protein sequence is MAEVAGPTGESKGTEVKTQQATEKALMAPPRRGPRSVLKVSQLLLRAITVHKGLTLATLKKELGNAGYEVRRKGCRHSGEAPRSDVKGTLLRVSGSDASGYFRIWKIPKPKRKPGRPRLEEGVRSSKRALPGLRSPRRRCTHRRAAKKAREVWRRSTKTNTRVRKIRPRAKDSVRSRAREEVRAKVMDEGRGRTMKEDIRPRTREEKKRPGLKPREEKKQDLVKPVKRTIQKTALVKTDRNSSSQGKIHDPRAARTKTSTKSESLRNAARHP, encoded by the coding sequence ATGGCTGAAGTGGCTGGGCCCACTGGTGAATCCAAAGGCACTGAAGTTAAAACCCAGCAGGCCACGGAAAAAGCCCTTATGGCACCACCGAGGCGGGGCCCGCGCTCGGTGCTCAAAGTGTCCCAGCTGTTGCTCCGAGCCATCACTGTGCACAAAGGGCTGACTCTTGCCACTCTCAAGAAGGAGCTTGGAAATGCTGGCTACGAAGTGCGCAGGAAGGGCTGCCGCCACTCGGGCGAAGCACCCAGGTCTGATGTTAAGGGCACGCTTCTCCGGGTCAGCGGCAGCGATGCCTCTGGCTACTTCAGGATCTGGAAGATTCCGAAGCCGAAGAGAAAGCCAGGACGCCCGAGGTTGGAGGAGGGCGTGCGCTCTTCGAAGAGGGCCCTTCCTGGGCTGCGGAGCCCACGGAGGCGCTGCACGCATCGCAGGGCGGCCAAGAAGGCCAGGGAAGTATGGAGACGCAGCACAAAGACAAACACAAGGGTGAGGAAGATAAGGCCAAGAGCCAAGGACTCGGTGCGTTCCAGAGCCAGGGAGGAAGTGAGGGCCAAGGTGATGGACGAGGGGAGAGGACGGACCATGAAGGAAGACATCAGGCCTAGGACCCGAGAGGAGAAGAAGAGGCCAGgcctgaagcccagggaagaGAAGAAGCAGGACCTGGTGAAGCCAGTAAAACGCACCATCCAGAAGACAGCCTTGGTTAAAACTGACCGAAATTCTAGCAGTCAGGGGAAGATTCATGACCCAAGGGCTGCTCGCACAAAGACTTCCACTAAATCGGAAAGTCTTCGGAATGCAGCCAGGCATCCGTAG
- the ZNF641 gene encoding zinc finger protein 641 — MLSEQTAVLGTGWESMNVQLDGAEPQVERGSQEEGPWRTAPGPLEHLCCDLEEEPQSLQEKAQSAPWVPAIPQEGSTGDWEMAAALLAAGSQGLVTIKDVSLCFSQEEWRSLDPSQTDFYGEYVMQENCGIVVSLRFPIPKLDMLSQLEGGEEQWVPDPQDLEERDILRVTYTGDGSEHEGDTPELEAEPPRMLSSVSEDTVLWNPEQDESWDSMPRGSRGMLLGPPFLQEDSFSNLLCSTEMDSLLRPHTCPQCGKQFVWGSHLARHQQTHTGERPYSCLKCEKSFGRRHHLIRHQKTHLHDKPSRCSECGKNFRCNSHLASHQRVHAEGKSCKGQEVGESPGARKRQRAPPVPKCHVCTECGKSFGRRHHLVRHWLTHTGEKPFQCPRCEKSFGRKHHLDRHLLTHQGQSPRSSWDRGTSVF; from the exons ATGCTTTCAGAACAGACAGCAGTCTTGGGGACAGGATGGGAGTCAATGAATGTCCAGCTGGATGGAGCAGAGCCTCAGGTGGAAAGGGGAAGCCAAGAAGAGGGACCGTGGAGAACAGCACCAGGGCCACTGGAACACCTGTGCTGTGACCTTGAAGAGGAGCCACAATCCCTTCAGGAGAAGG ctcAGTCAGCTCCCTGGGTTCCTGCCATTCCCCAGGAGGGGAGCACTGGAGATTGGGAGATGGCAGCTGCACTTCTTGCGGCAGGATCACAG GGCCTGGTGACCATCAAGGATGTGTCATTGTGCTTCTCTCAGGAGGAGTGGCGGAGCCTGGACCCTTCTCAGACAGACTTTTATGGAGAATATGTCATGCAGGAAAACTGTGGGATTGTGGTCTCTCTAA GATTTCCAATTCCCAAACTGGACATGCTTTCTCAACTAGAAGGAGGGGAAGAACAATGGGTCCCTGACCCCCAGGACTTGGAGGAGAGGGACATCCTGAGGGTCACATATACAG GAGATGGAAGTGAGCACGAGGGTGATACCCCTGAACTAGAAGCAGAACCTCCCCGAATGTTATCTAGTGTGTCTGAAGATACTGTTCTCTGGAACCCAGAACAGGATGAGAGCTGGGATTCCATGCCCAGGGGCTCCAGAGGAATGCTCCTGGGCCCACCTTTTCTTCAGGAAGATAGCTTCTCAAATCTTCTATGTAGCACAGAGATGGATTCCCTGTTAAGACCACACACATGCCCCCAATGTGGGAAACAGTTTGTGTGGGGCTCCCATCTTGCCAGGCACCAGCAAACACACACTGGGGAGCGGCCCTACAGCTGCCTCAAGTGTGAAAAGAGCTTCGGGCGAAGACATCACCTGATCCGGCACCAGAAAACCCACCTACATGACAAgcccagcaggtgctcagagTGTGGCAAGAATTTCCGATGCAACTCCCATCTGGCCAGCCACCAGAGAGTGCATGCGGAAGGCAAATCCTGCAAGGGCCAAGAGGTTGGAGAGAGCCCAGGGGCTAGGAAACGGCAGCGTGCCCCACCAGTGCCAAAGTGCCATGTGTGCACTGAGTGTGGGAAGAGCTTTGGCCGACGGCACCACCTGGTGAGACACTGGCTGACCcatactggggagaaaccctTCCAGTGCCCTCGCTGTGAAAAGAGCTTTGGCCGTAAACATCACCTGGACAGGCACCTGCTGACCCACCAGGGACAAAGTCCCCGGAGCAGCTGGGACAGAGGGACATCTGTCTTTTGA
- the LOC113257479 gene encoding olfactory receptor 8S1-like translates to MKNVSIITEFVLLGLSSDPQIQTMLFVLFLGIYLLTLMGNLVMILVIRVDSRLHTPMYFFLGHLSFLDLSFSSVTVPKMLQNFLSQKKSISVWGCITQSFFFTLSGGTEACLLSAMAYDRYAAICHPLVYTMVINRPLCIVIVSIAWTMGFLISLMNSLFIHKLHFCEYNIIPHFSCELPPLFPLSCTDPIVNEILLAVSCAFLGLLTLPLILFSYSRIISAILNIHSSKAQAKAFSTCSSHLTVVLLFYGTALFRYISPASGSVLERVVSIQYSVITSLLNPLIYSLKNQEVKAALQRMLKKRKCALVE, encoded by the coding sequence ATGAAAAATGTCAGTATAATTACTGAGTTTGTCCTTCTGGGGTTGTCTAGTGACCCCCAGATCCAGACCATGCTCTTTGTGCTGTTCCTGGGGATTTACCTTCTGACTTTGATGGGGAATCTGGTGATGATCCTGGTGATCAGGGTTGATTCTCGCCTCCATacacccatgtacttcttcctcggACACCTATCCTTCCTGGATCTCAGTTTCTCCTCAGTCACTGTGCCCAAAATGCTACAGAACTTCTTATCTCAGAAGAAAAGCATCTCAGTGTGGGGATGCATCACTCAGAGtttctttttcactctctctGGGGGAACAGAAGCTTGTCTGCTCTCtgccatggcctatgaccgctatgctGCCATCTGCCACCCTCTGGTCTATACCATGGTCATAAACAGACCTCTCTGTATTGTGATTGTGAGCATAGCTTGGACAATGGGATTTCTGATTTCCTTGATGAATAGTCTCTTCATCCACAAGTTACATTTCTGTGAGTACAACATCATCCCCCATTTCAGCTGTGAGCTACCTCCACTCTTTCCTTTGTCCTGTACTGATCCCATTGTCAACGAGATTCTTCTAGCAGTGTCATGTGCATTTCTAGGGCTGCTGACACTTCCTCTGATCCTATTCTCTTACTCCAGAATCATTTCTGCCATTCTGAACATCCACTCCTCTAAGGCCCAAGCCAAAGCCTTCTCtacctgctcctcccacctcacTGTGGTGCTCTTGTTCTATGGGACAGCTCTATTCAGGTACATCAGCCCCGCCTCAGGTTCAGTGTTGGAGCGAGTGGTCTCCATTCAGTACAGCGTGATCACATCCTTGCTGAACCCTCTCATCTACAGCCTCAAGAACCAGGAGGTGAAGGCAGCTCTGCAGAGGATGCTGAAGAAACGGAAGTGTGCCTTAGTAGAGTAA